Below is a window of Ctenopharyngodon idella isolate HZGC_01 chromosome 7, HZGC01, whole genome shotgun sequence DNA.
actcactCATCAGACTGCCAAACAGAGAAGCAAGATTCGTCACTCCACCGAACACGTTTCCACTGCTCCATTGTCCAGTGgcggcatgctttacaccacttCATCTGATGCTTGGCATTGTACTTGGTGATGTGGAGCtactcggccatggaaacccattccatgaagctcccgCCACACCATTTTTGTGCTGATATTAATGCCAGTGGAAGTTTGAAACTCTTCAGCTATGGAATCAGCAGAGCATTGGCGATTTTTACACACCATGCACCTCAGCACTCGGTGAACCTGCTTTGtgactaatgctgccttcacatgccaTAAGGAAATTGATAATTtccacttctgaagtcatgaTTACGAGCTTATTGCATTCAGGTTTTGACATGAGAGGGCGTTCATGTACAATTTTCTACctaggaaactcatatttacTATAATTgcgagagcacgtgaaggcagcataagttGCTACTGTTGTTACACGCTTCAGCTTTCCAATAATACAACTGTTTGAACGTGGAATATCTAGCAGGGATGAAATTTCACAAATTGACTTATTGCAAAGGTGGCATCCTATCAcagtaccatgcttgaattcactgagctctcattttattcacaaatgtttgtaaatgcagaCTGCATGGCTAGGTGCTTGATTTCATACACCTGTGGCAATGGGTCTGATTGAAACACCTCAATTCAATAATTTAGAGGTGTGTTCCTGTAAAATGTAGTGGCGCTCCACCTTGTGGCAAGTCTTGGTATTATGCGCTTATAGCATGTTTGCTTTAGCGTTATTAAGACAAAACCAAGTCAGGTTTATTGCCATTTTTATATCTAGCACAGCAATGGAGCAATATAACCTCCACAGGAGACATTTAACACAGGTGAAGACATTTAACACAGACGCAGTGGACAAATTACACAGGAATATTGGCATGATAGTATTCTTGTTTACGTTTGTGTTTTTCCTCAGTTGTTAGTTGCTTTgattacaaaaatgtaatgCAGTAAATGTCAGTAAATTACAAACCATAAATAGCACCATATTTACACAGCAATGGAGGTATACAATAAACTAATTGGTGTTATGAATTGTGTATAGCAAGAATGCACACCCATTAcgtaattaaatttaattacatatatttatttgataatcTCAAATTGATATTAAATAGAATCTAtatgtaattaaatttaaaccatatttaaactttaattaaagtaaattaaatcggttatactttattttacagtgccatagttacgttgtaattactcaaataagtactgagtactattaattaactacttataactaattaattaactacttactatagagttacagttagggtttggtttggtttagggttagttacttgtagttatgcataatttactcttattactatagtaagtacatgtagtaacgtgtaactacggcactgtaaaataaagtgttaccattaaatctatttgtaattacatttaaaccataattaaactaaattaaaaataaaaccagtATTTGTTCAATAATTATaattcaaagcatttttttgtatttattaatccTTAAATattgttactgttttttttttcacaattaattacacTTCCTGCCTTTTTGTAtttacataaagaacagaaaactctttatttttaaacaaaagtacAGTATTTGCTGTACACTTTACTCCCATAcagtttttctgaaatgttgttGTAACGTGCTAAGGACTACTTCACTGTTTTTGTTCCTtgtcattttgcattatttgatGTTTGATTTCATCGCTGGTTCCCTCAACGTCATATGTGCACTCCTCAAAAACAACGCTGATTgttaaaacactgaaatatatcaattaaaatgtgtatatatttaaatgggATGAAAGATATAGAATGTAGGCGAAAGTTAGCTTTCTTATTGCGCCCAAGAGTATGATCTGTTCCAATtttaacaagaaactatgcttctaaccacagctccaGATCTGTATTTCCAACCACATATGTTTGCAAAACTGTTCGTTGGAACTATGGTTTTGGGAAATGCCAAATCATTCAACTGTGTTGGTAACAACGGAACTTGCAACCATAtgtggctaacgatgcttttgggaaacacacccctggAATATGTTTGTCCCGACTTGACTGCTATAGTCTCTTGCTAGATAGGATAAGTGTAAAagtgctgtttgttttttaatctcATCTAAAGTTTGAATTAGTTTTGAACTGATCTTCATCTGTTCTGTGTGTATCAGGACTCTTTGCCTTACTGCTGATGGTGCTGGAGTGGACCCGTCCAGGCCTGTCCTCCCCATTACGCCCCATCTGCGACCTGCGTGTCCTCGACCATTACATTAAGGAGGCATGGGATGCAGAAGCTGCTATGGTGAGAGACATGCACATGATGGCTAAAGCTGTGATCTAATAAACACATTTCATTGGAATTCCAAGGTGTTCACATGGGACGCTTTCTTGCGTTCCATCTGTGCAATTTTAATCTTACGCATGCATCAGGCAAACATCTTTGCGGACACAATGTCAAGCTAAGAATTCTCATCGTGTGAATGTTCTTGTTATCGCAGAGAGCTTGTAAGGATGATTGCAGCATTGCAACAAACTTCACTGTTCCTCTGACCAGAGTTGATTTTGATGTCTGGGATGCGATGAATGTAAGTTACATGAAGCTACATGTTCCTATTGTGAAGATTGCAATATAATATAGTCATTTCCAAAATCAGTACCGTAACTTAATAAATAACATGTTTAACACTCTACATTTAGTTTTAATATTCCTTTATGAATCTCTTCTGTATGTCACTTCAGATAGAGGAGCAAGCTCAGGAGGTCCAGTCAGGCTTACACGTGCTGAACGAGGCCATCAGCTCATTACAGGCATTTAATCAGACTGACGTGATACAGTCCCACGTAGATGCCAGTATTAGAAACATTGTCAGCATCAGACAAGTGCTGCGAAGTCTCAGCATACCGGTGAGTTACACAGGCCTcttgagtctcttctgctctccaaagctgcatttattcgaTCAAATTGAACACTGATTTGGTcacagaaatcttttgcaactATTGATCAAATTactgtgtccttgctgaataaaagtcttaatttctttccaaacaacaaaacaaaaatgttactgactccaaacatttaaatggttgtGTACGTTTTGGAATGTGGAAATTACATTGTTTAACGTAACAGTTAAGGTAATACATTCAGAAGTGAATTTGCAAttggcagatgctttttttttcaaagcaacATACTGTACAGTGCATTTAAGATGTACATTTGATTCAATATGCATACTTTACATCTACATTTCATCAGTTTGTCTGtgccctgggaatcaaaccccatgaccttggcattgctagcGTCATGCTCTACTACTTAGGCTACGGGAACAGGAAAATGGATGTTATGCTAATCAAGTGCAGTGTACTACAAACTTATGTCAGCTTCAGGAAGAGAGCATGTTCGTCACTCTGATTGTGTCATAGTgttacaaaaaaacaagcagCGACTATGGGACcacactttaaaatgtttgtaaaaataGGGTCCTATGTACTATTTACATGAAGGAATTTTCCGTATTAATTTTTCACAGGggttttttgcacatttttaattACTCATTGTATTGTgctgtgttttagggttaaaggAAATGTCCATAAACTTAACGAAAAAATATCCTTTTGTGTTTTTCTACTGatttgtgtctaaaatgtaacacTTACAAAGAATATTTGAGTCagtgttatttagtttttattttaattttattagttttattaataattgtaGTTTGTAGTTAAAGTAAAGTTTAATTGTAGtttcatttttagtcatttcgttatgtgcttttgtcattttatttgtttttgttttttttttaaatattgcggttatttttattttagttttagtttttatttatttccagttaatcaTATTAGTGCTTcaatttaaagaggacctattatgcccttttacaaagtcccGATTTAGTTTTTTTGATCTACTAGAATAGGCtagaaaacacattatttttcacaaatttgatattgttgcagcacctctttttccagtctgtcagtaatgctctgtttagttctgGTCTcaatgaagcccctccttctgaaaagctcagtgtgctctgattggtcggccggaccagtgtgttgtgattggtcaaccgctttgagcatgtttgggaaatgtcccgccccttaccataaccgcaaACTTCAACacactattaactaactcaaTCAGGCCCagccctttattttgcatatgcctataattaattttatttcaattaacagaaatgttttaatagttttagctaacaataataaccctgatttGAGTTACACTGCATACGCTTATTTACGCTTTAACTAATTTCTCTTTGTCTCTCAGGAATATGTACCTTCAACCAGTGGTGGAGAAGACAAGGAGACACAGAAAGTATCCTCAGTCTCAGAGCTGTTTCAGGTCCACATCAACTTCCTGCGGGGAAAAGTGCGTCTTCTGCTCGCCAATGCACCTGTCTGCCATCAAGGTGTCAGCTGATAGACAATCGGGGCAAGAGTCAAACTAATTGGAGCTCCTCATGTCAGGAGGCAGGATATGGACTATTACAAAGGATATGTCGCTGAAGTTTGAATGACTGGGAGTTGTAGCACTTTGAAAGATTTACAGACAAAGGGAAAAGAAAACATCCCCCAGAATGCTAAGCACCCCCTATGGCTGTCTACTTTCTGTGTGTTGAGCATTTGCAAACCCACCTGCGTCACCCGGCAAAATCATAAAAGAAGGAATCATAAAACTGCAAGAAATCACTCCTCTTTCCCCATATGACTGATAGCACTTGCCCAGCTCGACTGGGAAGGTTTATCCgagactttttaaaagtgttttgtatTGCTTAtgaaattgtcattatttatataGATTATATATTTCCTAGAGCTGGAATCACTGGCTGTTGCAAGTTCTTCTCTGAAGCTATTCAAGTGAAGACCTCTCTTCCTCCATTCACCGTGGCCTCAAGCACCTCCAAACGTTGAACTGTTGATAGAGAAAACTATTTATCAATATTAATTATGCACTGTAGGTTTTATATTCATTTCATTGTAAGTtatgtgtaaatgaatgtgtgtgacTTTTGAGAATGCTGCAGGGATGTTTTAAGTGTCAGGGGAGGAAGGTTGTAATGCTGAATTCTTACGGGTCAGTTGGGGTGAACAGGAAGGACTAGATTGCTGCTTGTGTCGGGGGAATTGGAAGCTTTCGTGAGAGCTGATGAGGCTCTGTGTTCGCTCATGTCTGAATTACGCCGATGAGCGCGTTCTTGTACAGATAACGCCGGTGCCAGGAAAAATATTGATTAGTGAATGACGAACATCCTGGCTTACTTCCACTTCACGCTCAACGCGGCATACTTTCCTTTGGGAAATGATTGTAAGGTTGAcattttgtttctctttttctgtataacttgtttgtgtgttttcatAAATAGCCTGTTTTTTACATCTCTCAGTCAGTCACTGTCTGGGTGCAACAAAGTATGTTTGTAgatgttttttcctgttattTTGCTGTTGCGTGGTTCTTTCATCACAATGTTATTTGGTATTCAAATACAAAGTATTATTCTTAgctaaaaaatagaaaataaaaaaaaatagaactgTAAAAACAAGGAAAGAGGAAGTTTTTCTGTTTGTCTTATGAAGCATCTCTGCTGAGAATGTTCCAATACACTGCTCACCATTCTGTAAATACATGAGATTCCAAGGTGAATTTTCAAACAATCTGATGTGAAAGcaagtacttttttttatatagctaTGATAGAGTGAATTATATAGGCATACATTATGCCTAAGCCATAACTGGATTATAAGGattgcatttttgtcatgttGTTTCCTCTGAAGAAATTTAGTCAAACCACTAAATATGTTTGAACACCAGTTTGTGTCATTCCTTTTGCATTGCCACCAAAATTTCTGCTCTTTTAAATTCTGGTCAAGAATGGCTAGACAAACACTTTGATCCAGTTTACTATCTAGTCTATTACTGATCAGCCAACAGCTGTCAGGCATCCTtgtattcaattcaattcacaattatttgtatagcacttttcgcaatacatatcatttcaaagcagctttatagaaAAATGCATCTCAAGGCATGGGCATCTCAAGCAAAAGATAATCATGTACATATCATCTGATATAACTGGAGTACAAGATTATGAggtgcattatgtgaatgcttggctaaagagatgcgtctttaatttagatttaataTGGGAGAGTGTGTCTGAGCCTcaaacattatcaggaaggctattccagagtttaggagccaaatgcaAAAACACGGTCCCTCCTTCAGTGGACTTAGATATCGTAGGTACTACCAagagtccagagttttgtgaccttaaagagcgtgaaggattgcaGGGCAATAGAAGGTTAATACACAGGAGCTGAACCATTTAGGGccttataggtcagtagcaatacttACGGTatggaacttaataggtaaccagtgtaaagatgataaaattggggttatatcatattttcttgacatgGTAAGAACCTGACCTGGTTTATTGAGGATGCAGGACAACAacctagtaatgcattacagttaTCCAGTCTAGAGGTCAAGAATGCATGAACTTTTCTTAATCGGAAACAGATAACATGTTTCGTAGCTTAATGAtctttctgaggtggaagaaggttGAAATTGTATTCTtaagattctgtgtacaggttattggtccaataagtaatacctcAGTCTTATCCAAATTTAATAGGAGAAAATTTGTATTGTTCATCCGTCAACTTGGACAATTTAGAGATTTCATGTGGTCATGATGAAATATATAGTGGAGTATCATCATCATtacagtggaaactaattccatgttttcttataatGTTACCAAgaggcagcatgtatattgcaAATGGCAGAGGGCCTAAAACAGACccttgcggcactccataatttattGATGTTAACTTGGA
It encodes the following:
- the epoa gene encoding erythropoietin isoform X1, which encodes MFHGSGLFALLLMVLEWTRPGLSSPLRPICDLRVLDHYIKEAWDAEAAMRACKDDCSIATNFTVPLTRVDFDVWDAMNIEEQAQEVQSGLHVLNEAISSLQAFNQTDVIQSHVDASIRNIVSIRQVLRSLSIPEYVPSTSGGEDKETQKVSSVSELFQVHINFLRGKVRLLLANAPVCHQGVS
- the epoa gene encoding erythropoietin isoform X2 codes for the protein MQITRLFALLLMVLEWTRPGLSSPLRPICDLRVLDHYIKEAWDAEAAMRACKDDCSIATNFTVPLTRVDFDVWDAMNIEEQAQEVQSGLHVLNEAISSLQAFNQTDVIQSHVDASIRNIVSIRQVLRSLSIPEYVPSTSGGEDKETQKVSSVSELFQVHINFLRGKVRLLLANAPVCHQGVS